The candidate division KSB1 bacterium genome segment TGGTGACATAATCTTCCACCGCCGTGGCGCGCGAAATCAGCTCGATTACCACTTCCGGCGCCTTGCCTTCATCTTCAATTTTGTAAACCCGGCGCTCGTGGTTCGCGACGCCTCGCACCACAAAAATATCGGGCGATACCGGCTGCAGCTCGCCGTTTTCGTCGCGATAATATACAAAAATGTCGCCGGTGACGTAGACGCGGGGTTTGTTGCGAAAGCGTTCCGTCAACGCGTGCAGCAAACCAAGCATCAGCTTGCGGTGGCGATCGGTTTCAGCCATGGGACTCCCATCCGATTCCGGAAGATAATCTTCTGAGTAAAAAAAATGGCGTCGCTTGGCTGGCGGAACAATCAGTGTGGACATGGAACCAACTCATGAAAAAGTTGAGACGCAATTTCAAATCGCAATGAATATCTCAATATAGTCATGCCGCATCCAAGAGTCAAGGGTGAATTGCCGTTTCACTTCTTCAACACTAACTTATCAATATCCCCAAAGCTATCATAACTCGAAGTAATCACCCGTTCCCCGGGTTCGAGGCCTTCGAGCACTTCGAACATCTGCGGATTTTGCCGGCCCAGCTTGATGCTGCGCTTGGTGGCATAATCGCCGGACTTGTCAAGAACGTAAACCCACTGCCCGCCGGTCTTTTGATAAAACCCGCCGCGCGGCAGGAGAATCGCTTCGGCAAGATCACCTAGCTCCAACCGAATGTGCAGCGTTTGTCCACGGCGAATGCCCTCCGGCTCTTTGCCCTCGAATTCCAAATCGACGTCGAAACGGCCATCGCGAATTTCCGGGAACACTTTTTTGACAATCAATTTATACGTTTGGTTGGCAAAATCAAATTCGCCGTTCAAACCAATATTGATGCGCGGCAGATAATGCTCGTCGATGCCGGCGCGCACCTTGAAACCGTCGAGAACGTCGACCTGTCCCAAACGCTGGCCTGGCGCTTTGGATTCGCCGATCTCGGCGTTGAGCGAGGTGAGCTGGCCCGTCACCGGCGCGCGAATGATCATGCTCTCCAAGCGTTGTTTGGTGACGTCGAGATTGGCCTGCATTCGCTGTAATGAAGATTCCAATTGCTCGACTTG includes the following:
- a CDS encoding HlyD family efflux transporter periplasmic adaptor subunit is translated as MDRPLQKKKWPPKKIAMVGGGGLFFFFVIYSFIFGDSSSKLNVETEKITIAAVARGPFQEFIPVTGTVLPIKTIYIDAIEGGRVETKFIEAGAFVKEGDKILQLANTDLLLDIMFREAQFFEQSNNLRNTRLLMEQSRLNLRQQLNDQEYQVQRLKRLYERAIELRQKNLISQQEFEQTRDEYEYRRRQKELATESFKQDSLFRQIQVEQLESSLQRMQANLDVTKQRLESMIIRAPVTGQLTSLNAEIGESKAPGQRLGQVDVLDGFKVRAGIDEHYLPRINIGLNGEFDFANQTYKLIVKKVFPEIRDGRFDVDLEFEGKEPEGIRRGQTLHIRLELGDLAEAILLPRGGFYQKTGGQWVYVLDKSGDYATKRSIKLGRQNPQMFEVLEGLEPGERVITSSYDSFGDIDKLVLKK